The region GTCCTCTCCGTATACCACGACGGTCTCGTCACGCCCCATCTCGTCGTGGAGTGTCTGTCTCACTGACTCGACGAGGTTTAGCTCGTTGTTACTGTCGTTCCCGTCGCCGTTCTGGTTCTGTGTCTGTGTCTGTGTCTGTGTCTGTGTCACTCTTCCACCCCCTGTCTCGCCTCCATCTGTCTCAACAGTCCGTCGGGGATCTCGTCGTAGACGTATCTGTAGATGTCGGCTGGATCTGCGTCTGCCTTCTTCTGCTTCAGGCTCTCGACAGCGTCGTCGACCTCGGAGTCTATCTCCTCCTCGATGCCGTCTACCGTCGCGTCGTCCAAGACGTCTCGGCGTCTCAGGAGTTTCTCGATCCTGTCTATAGGGTCTCTCTGCTTCCATCTCTCGACCTCCTCCTCGTCCCTGTATACTGACGGATCGTCCGACGTCGTGTGCATCGAGAGACGGTAGGTGACTGCCTCTACCATCTGTGGCTTACCCTGTCTCGCCTTTTCGAGTGCGTCGCGTGTGGCTTTATAGACTGCGAGGAGGTCGTTCCCGTCGACCTGTACGGCTTCGACCCCCGCGCTCACCGCCTTCTGTGCGAGTGTCTCCGACTTCGTCTGTTCCTCGCGCGGGAGAGAGATCGCGTACTGGTTGTTCTGGCAGACGAAGACGGTATGGGCGTCGAAGACGTTGGCGAAGTTGAGAGCCTCGTGGAAGTCGCCCTCTGAGGTCGCTCCGTCGCCGAAGTAGACGAGTGAAGCCGAGTTGTCGTCTTCTAACTCCTGTGCCCATCCTATACCTGCGGCGTGGACGGTCTGGGAAGCGACGGGAATAGCAGGAGGGAGGTCGTTTCTGTCGTGTATCTCGGCACCCTCTTCGAGTCCTGCGTCGTACCACAGGAGAGCCTCCATAGGTGCTCCACGTGTGAGGAAGGCGGGCTTCTCCCGGAAAGACGGAACCATCCAGTCTTCGTCTTCGAGAGCGTACGCCGAGCCGACCTGCGCCGCCTCCTGTCCTATTGCGGGTGCGAATGTACCTATCTCGCCTCTCCTCTGTAGCTTGATAGCCCTCTCGTCGAGAGCCCTCGCCCTCTTCATCGTCTTGTACATACTCACGAGGTCGTCGTCCGAGAGGTCGGGTTCAAGGCTCCCGTCGAGGTTACCGTCCTCGTCGAGTACCTCTAACCTCTCTATCTCGAACGAAGCGACCTTTTCTCGGGGCATACCCGGATTACAGATATTAGCGACTTAATACTGTCGCCGATTCTGTCGCCGAAAGGGTTAGGGGACTGGCTCGCCGAAGACCCAACATGGAAGAGATACGTGACGAAGTCGCCGAACACAGACAGCCTGAGTACGACATCGACCCGATCTTCGTCAACAGGTGGTCGCCGCGTTCGATGACTGGCGAGACGGTCGACGACGACGATCTGATGGGAGTCTTCGAGGCGGCGAGATGGGCACCCTCGTCTTACAATAATCAGCCGTGGAGGTTCGTCTACGCGACGAGGGACGGCGACGACTGGGAAGGCTTTCTCGACCTACTCTCGGAGGGCAACACGACGTGGGCGAAGGACGCGGGTGTTCTCGTCGTGGTACTCTCGAAGACGACCTTCGACTACAACGGCGAGTACTCACGTACCCACTCATTCGACACGGGATCAGCGTGGCAGAACCTTGCTCTCGAAGGCGCGAGACGTGGTCTCGTCGTCCACGCTATGCAGGGGTTCGACTACGACGCCGCGGAAAAACTCGTCGACGCCCCCGAGGGGCACGAGGTCGAGGCTATGGTCGCGATAGGAGAGCGCGGTCCGGCTGAGGATCTTCCCGAGGATCTGCGCGAGAACGAGCACCCGAACGGGAGGAAGGGACTCGATGAGACAGTCTTCGAGGGACGTCTCGAAGACTGAGATAAGACCGGATCAGACCGGGCATAGATTTTTCCGTCTCAGAGTCGATATCCGCGTAGATGCCCCCTAACAGCCGGAAGCCCGACTGGCTCCGACAGAGATGGAACCCCGACAGGCAAGAGTTCGAGGGGATAAAGAGCAAGCTACGTGAGAAGGGTCTCGTGACAGTCTGTGAGGAGGCTTCGTGTCCCAACATAGACGAATGTTGGTCCGACGAGGGGACTGCTACCTTCATGATACTCGGCGACACGTGTACGAGAAGCTGTGGATTCTGTGACGTGAAGACGGGTGAGGGTGACAGCCTCGATCCCACGGAGCCCCAGAGAGTCGCCGAAGCCGTCGAGGAGATAGGTCTCGACTACGCCGTAATAACCTCGGTCGACCGTGACGACCTCCCCGACTCGGGGGCGTCACAGTTCGCCGAGACAGTCCGACGCGTGAGACAGACGGGGGCTCTCGTCGAGACTCTGATACCTGACTTCGGGGGATCGACGGACGACCTGAGGAAGGTCATCGACGAGAAGCCGACAGTCCTCGCCCACAACGTCGAGACAGTCGAGCGTCTCCAGGAGAAGGTGCGTGACCCGAGAGCGGGGTACGGACAGTCGCTCGACGTTCTGAGGAAGGCGAAGGAGATCGACGAGACACGAGAGATCTTCACGAAGTCGTCACTGATGCTGGGTGTCGGAGAGACCGACGACGAGGTTCTCGGTACGATGGACGATCTACTCGACGCTGGGGTCGACATACTCACCCTCGGACAGTATCTCTCGCCTTCCGACGACCACATCGAGATCGAGGAGTATGTTCCACCAGAGAGATTCGACTACTACGCCGAGGTTGCCGAAGAAAAGGGCTTCAGATTCGTGGCATCGGGACCCTTCGTGAGAAGCAGTTACAGGGCGGGCGAGCTCTTCGTCTCAAATACCGTGAACGGAGACAGCGACGCCGATACACAGCCGCGTTCTATCTCATGAGGTTCCAGTCGTCGGATCTGTACCTGTCTTCGGCAGTCTCCTCGGCGAGCGACTCCTCCTCATCTGTCAGAGTCCCCTCGTAGGTCTCACGTCCTCGACTGAGACCCGACTTTACAGCCTCGTAGGTCTCTTCTACCGAGACATCGACCCGACGGCTCACCGAGGTCACCCTGTCGTAGACCGAGTCGACGTGTTTGTCGGAGATCTTGTCGACATCGGGCTGGAGATACCGGAACATCTTCCTCGGATTCACGGAGTGGAGCACGGTGCCGTGCTGGAGTAAAACACCTTCGCGGCGTGTCTGTGCGCTCCCCGAGATCTTCCTTCCGTCGGCTACTATGTCGTTGACGGGCTCGAACTCCGCCTCTATACCGAGACTCCCGAGACCCTCTATGACGTCTCCACAGATACTCCTGTACGACTCGGTTATGTCGTCGCTGAATCTCTCGACGGGCGCGGCTATGCTGTAGGTTACCTCGCCCTCGGAGTCGTGGAAGACCGCGCCGCCTCCTGTTCTACGTCTCACGAACTCGATACCGTCCTCTCGGCACGCCTCGGTGTCGACCTCATCGTCGACCGAGCCGAAGTAGCCGACAGAGACCGCCGACGGCTCCCATCTGTATATACGGATAGTGGGGGGCGATCTTCCGTCACGTATCTCCTTCGAGACAGCCTCGTCTATCGCCATGTTCGTCGGGGCATCGGAGGCTCCGTGTCGAAGAACACGCCAGTCCACCTCTGTCGTCCCAGACATCTACTCGACGCCTCCGTAGGCTTCGAGGGCGGTCTCGGCGACTGTCTCGGCTGTTATCCCAACCATCTCTATGTTTTCGTCGTCGATACGTCGCCTCAGACGCGTCTCTATCCCGTCTCCATCGTCGGTAGAGATAGAGTTCTCGACCTGGCTTTCGACTGTCCCGATCCCCGACTCGGGATAGACGAAGAAGTCGCCGACTATCTCGACACTGACGCCTTCCTCGGTCTCCGTAACCCTGACTTTCACGAACTTCCCGCCGTCGACCTTCTTCGAGGCTTCCGAGACTGACATGATCCGTTCTACGCCACCGAACGACAAAAGTTCACTCCCGAAGACGTTGTGACCGCGACTCGGGTTTCTCACGTGTGAGGGTCTCGATAACTGACTCGACGAATCCCACGAAGCTTGCGAACTCTTCCTCGCCGACGTCGCCGTCGTCGAGTCTGAGTTCGAGGTCTTCCGAGACCTCTCCCAGGTCGAACCCGTCGGAGAGTTCGTATCCCGACTCCGTCTCGTCTATCCAT is a window of Candidatus Afararchaeum irisae DNA encoding:
- the pdhA gene encoding pyruvate dehydrogenase (acetyl-transferring) E1 component subunit alpha; the protein is MPREKVASFEIERLEVLDEDGNLDGSLEPDLSDDDLVSMYKTMKRARALDERAIKLQRRGEIGTFAPAIGQEAAQVGSAYALEDEDWMVPSFREKPAFLTRGAPMEALLWYDAGLEEGAEIHDRNDLPPAIPVASQTVHAAGIGWAQELEDDNSASLVYFGDGATSEGDFHEALNFANVFDAHTVFVCQNNQYAISLPREEQTKSETLAQKAVSAGVEAVQVDGNDLLAVYKATRDALEKARQGKPQMVEAVTYRLSMHTTSDDPSVYRDEEEVERWKQRDPIDRIEKLLRRRDVLDDATVDGIEEEIDSEVDDAVESLKQKKADADPADIYRYVYDEIPDGLLRQMEARQGVEE
- a CDS encoding biotin/lipoate A/B protein ligase family protein — encoded protein: MSGTTEVDWRVLRHGASDAPTNMAIDEAVSKEIRDGRSPPTIRIYRWEPSAVSVGYFGSVDDEVDTEACREDGIEFVRRRTGGGAVFHDSEGEVTYSIAAPVERFSDDITESYRSICGDVIEGLGSLGIEAEFEPVNDIVADGRKISGSAQTRREGVLLQHGTVLHSVNPRKMFRYLQPDVDKISDKHVDSVYDRVTSVSRRVDVSVEETYEAVKSGLSRGRETYEGTLTDEEESLAEETAEDRYRSDDWNLMR
- a CDS encoding nitroreductase family protein, which codes for MEEIRDEVAEHRQPEYDIDPIFVNRWSPRSMTGETVDDDDLMGVFEAARWAPSSYNNQPWRFVYATRDGDDWEGFLDLLSEGNTTWAKDAGVLVVVLSKTTFDYNGEYSRTHSFDTGSAWQNLALEGARRGLVVHAMQGFDYDAAEKLVDAPEGHEVEAMVAIGERGPAEDLPEDLRENEHPNGRKGLDETVFEGRLED
- the lipA gene encoding lipoyl synthase; the encoded protein is MPPNSRKPDWLRQRWNPDRQEFEGIKSKLREKGLVTVCEEASCPNIDECWSDEGTATFMILGDTCTRSCGFCDVKTGEGDSLDPTEPQRVAEAVEEIGLDYAVITSVDRDDLPDSGASQFAETVRRVRQTGALVETLIPDFGGSTDDLRKVIDEKPTVLAHNVETVERLQEKVRDPRAGYGQSLDVLRKAKEIDETREIFTKSSLMLGVGETDDEVLGTMDDLLDAGVDILTLGQYLSPSDDHIEIEEYVPPERFDYYAEVAEEKGFRFVASGPFVRSSYRAGELFVSNTVNGDSDADTQPRSIS